The nucleotide window AGTGGTAGCGGAAGTGCCACGCCTTGCTGCCCTTAGGCGAGACAAAGAGCGACAGACCATCGTAGTCGCCCAGGGTGTAGTTCTTGCCCGTTGCCTTCGCGTTGCGGACATGCAGATCAGTGAGCGCCATGCTCCAACTCCAAACTCCCAGATTAGCTGGGACAGGAGCCGCGGCCGCTTCAGCGCCGACCTTCAGGTCGCATCAATGCGGTGAGCCGGATATCGCATTGTTGGCCCGAAAAATGTACTTGACTGGGTAAGCTGTGGGCAGATTCCACTGATTGCCAGTGAAGCCCAGGCGATAAATTTCCTGAAGTTTCAAAAACTTAGGAAGCTTCTCAGAGTCACACAGCGGGTGTGAGTCTCACTTGGAGCGGGTGAAGGGAACAAATCCGCGCATCCAACCCATTGATTAATAACGGGTTTCCCCAGTTCGGATGTCCGATTTGGGCCACAAATGATACCAGTTTTGCCCTCCTGATGGATAGATGCATCCACTGCTGTCTTAGGGCAGCTACAGGCAGCCACTGAGTTGTGTGCCCTGCGACCTGCTCCTAAGCGAAGTGGTATCAGGCGCCCTGAGCTTGTGCTACATGCAGAGCTCTGCTCTCGAATCGCTCGGAAACAGAGTTCGCTTGCCCTTGGGGTCTATGCAGGTGCGTCACGATCTCGTAGGGACCGTCGTCCAGCGCTCGCATGCTGATTCCCCATCCATGGGCGCGCTTGATGCGCGATTGCGCGGATAGCCCGACACCGTAGCCGGCAGAAACCCATAGCGCCATCATCTCGAAAGACGTGACGTACTGAAGATTCTGCTGGTCAGCAGGCGGGTGCGAGAGCAGCCGATGATCCAGCAGAGAACACGTCTCAGCCCGCCAGCGAAAGATCGGGTAGTCCTGTAGATCGGCGACGGTGAGCGCTGCCTGGTCAAGCAAGGGAAACCGCAGCGGCATCGCAACAGCCATGTGCTCAATCCACAAGGGCCGGGTTTGGATGGCCGGATCGCTCGACCCTTGAAGCGACACCCCTACGTCATAGCGGCCTTCACGGAGTCCATCAAGCAACTCGTCACCAGCAACCTCAAAGAACGCGATGCTGACCTCGGGTTCTTCGGCACGTTGCAGCGCGAGCAGCGCCGAAAGCTGAGATGACGATACGCCTGGCGCTATCGCAAGCCTGAGGTGGGCAGGTTGGCTGGTGATGTTGTCCATGGAGAACCCACAGAAGCGACGAAGCAGGTCAAGGGCAAACCAGCATCATAGTAAAGAGAGAACTTTAACGTCTATATGTTTAACGTGGTTAATTTAAGTGGATTGTTTGACGCTTCTGTCGATGCAGAAGCTTACTATTCAGCCAGGTCGTCCACCTGGCACACCGACCTATGAATCCGAACCAGCATTAGCTTTCGGGCGGGCCGTTCGTGCCGCTCGCGTCGCGCAAGGCGTCGCTCAAGACGACTTTGCATTTCAGGCTGGAATATCGCGTTCGCACATGGGCAAGATCGAACGCGGGGAGCATGTGCCGACGCTTCCCCTGATACTGAAAATTGCTACCGCGCTCGGGATCAGCGCCAGCGAGTTGATGGCGGCGACTGAAAAAAACCTCAACTCTGGCAGTGAGCTGCAAGGCTCGCCATAAGCGGCCGCGAACTTCAGTTACGGCCCTTGCCGCCGGATCAATCGCCCGAGTGCTCGCGCAGGCGCGTGATGAACCGCTCCACCGATACCGGCATGCTCTCGCTGGTAGGTCGCAGCAAGTAGGTCGTGATGATCGCGGAATCCATAGCCAGGGGACGGATCACCACATCGGGGCGCGGGCTCGCCGCGACCCTGGTTGCCGTGATGAAGCCAACGCCGTAGCCCGCACCGACCAGGGTGAGCATCATATCCAGCGAGGACACATGCTCGACAACGTCGGGCTCACGCTCCAACGGCCGCAGCAGCCGCGTCAGTTCGCGGTAGCAGCCTTCGC belongs to Melaminivora suipulveris and includes:
- a CDS encoding substrate-binding domain-containing protein; its protein translation is MDNITSQPAHLRLAIAPGVSSSQLSALLALQRAEEPEVSIAFFEVAGDELLDGLREGRYDVGVSLQGSSDPAIQTRPLWIEHMAVAMPLRFPLLDQAALTVADLQDYPIFRWRAETCSLLDHRLLSHPPADQQNLQYVTSFEMMALWVSAGYGVGLSAQSRIKRAHGWGISMRALDDGPYEIVTHLHRPQGQANSVSERFESRALHVAQAQGA
- a CDS encoding helix-turn-helix domain-containing protein, producing the protein MQKLTIQPGRPPGTPTYESEPALAFGRAVRAARVAQGVAQDDFAFQAGISRSHMGKIERGEHVPTLPLILKIATALGISASELMAATEKNLNSGSELQGSP